A portion of the Candidatus Hydrogenedentota bacterium genome contains these proteins:
- a CDS encoding DUF3486 family protein, which produces MPPKSKIAALPADVRRWLDAALAEGNFSGYDLLSSALQERGYGISRASVHRYGQRLERRLAAIRASTEAARAIAETAPDDADHRSAAVISLVQSELFEMILKLEEAGEGAEPGERVALLSSASRSIADLARASIAQKKHAETVRQRDLQKLRELENDAREKRSALDPETLRMVRETLYGG; this is translated from the coding sequence ATGCCCCCCAAATCCAAAATAGCCGCCCTGCCCGCCGACGTGCGCCGCTGGCTTGACGCCGCCCTCGCCGAGGGGAACTTCTCCGGGTACGACCTGCTCTCCTCGGCCCTCCAGGAGCGCGGCTACGGGATTTCGCGGGCCTCAGTACACCGCTACGGACAGCGCCTCGAAAGGCGGCTCGCCGCAATCCGCGCCTCCACCGAGGCCGCAAGGGCCATCGCCGAGACCGCCCCCGACGACGCCGACCACCGCTCCGCCGCCGTCATCAGCCTCGTCCAGTCCGAGCTCTTCGAGATGATTCTCAAGCTCGAGGAGGCCGGGGAGGGCGCCGAGCCCGGCGAGCGCGTCGCCCTCCTCTCCTCCGCCTCCCGCTCCATTGCCGACCTCGCCCGCGCCTCCATCGCACAGAAAAAACACGCCGAGACCGTCCGCCAGCGCGACCTCCAGAAACTCCGCGAACTGGAAAATGACGCGCGGGAAAAGAGGTCGGCGCTGGACCCGGAGACCCTGCGCATGGTCCGCGAAACACTCTACGGGGGTTGA
- a CDS encoding DUF935 family protein: MPPEKPHIPEVATVLGGRDITRGYVDGLPTLPPTDRIMALAGGWRGYEELLRDDQVQATFSQRRLAVVRKPWSVEPGGGRRNDKRAAELVRNTLETLPWDDITDQMLYARFFGFAVAEILWAAGPDGISVRDIRVRDRARFAFAPDGALRMFTMSAPHGEALPDRKFWVASVGASHHDEPYGRGLANALYWPVWFKRNGAKFWAVHLEKFGAPTPLGKFPKGTGEIERQRLLQALQAMQTDAGVIIPEGMTVELIEATRSGNAGHHEWMQYWDGAIAKTVLGQTMTTDNGSSLAQAQVHMQVREDFTASDADLICASACGSWVRWLVEYNLPGAAVPRVWRETEVQEDLKTRAERDTALRGIGYRITPEAVKRVYGDDYEPVTDEGNGVPPSTPSTPSTSSTTPADGPEFSESGQPPAPFPDQEALDQALDGLSRETLDAQTRALLEPVMRALEDASDDPVAFLGWLAEHYPAQGPDDLDDLLTRLLFVSELWGEGNA, translated from the coding sequence ATGCCGCCTGAGAAACCGCACATCCCGGAGGTCGCAACCGTCCTTGGCGGGCGCGACATCACCCGCGGCTATGTGGACGGACTGCCCACGCTGCCGCCCACGGACCGCATCATGGCCCTGGCCGGCGGATGGCGCGGCTACGAGGAGCTCCTGCGCGACGACCAGGTCCAGGCCACCTTCTCGCAGCGGCGCCTCGCCGTCGTCAGAAAGCCATGGTCCGTCGAGCCCGGCGGCGGCCGCCGCAACGACAAACGCGCCGCGGAACTGGTCAGAAACACCCTCGAAACCCTGCCGTGGGACGACATCACCGACCAGATGCTCTACGCCCGCTTCTTCGGATTCGCCGTCGCCGAAATCCTCTGGGCGGCCGGACCGGACGGGATCAGCGTCCGCGACATCCGCGTCCGCGACCGCGCGCGCTTCGCCTTCGCGCCGGACGGCGCCCTGCGCATGTTCACCATGTCCGCGCCGCACGGCGAGGCCCTTCCGGACCGCAAGTTCTGGGTGGCCTCCGTCGGCGCGTCGCACCATGACGAGCCCTACGGGCGCGGGCTGGCAAACGCCCTGTACTGGCCCGTGTGGTTCAAGCGAAACGGCGCGAAGTTCTGGGCCGTCCACCTCGAAAAATTCGGCGCCCCCACACCGCTCGGAAAATTCCCCAAGGGAACCGGGGAGATTGAGCGCCAAAGGCTGCTCCAGGCCTTGCAGGCCATGCAGACCGACGCCGGGGTCATCATCCCCGAGGGAATGACCGTCGAGCTCATCGAGGCCACCAGGAGCGGAAACGCGGGCCATCACGAATGGATGCAGTACTGGGACGGCGCAATAGCAAAGACGGTCCTCGGCCAGACCATGACCACCGACAACGGAAGCTCCCTCGCCCAGGCCCAGGTCCACATGCAGGTCCGCGAGGATTTCACCGCCTCGGACGCGGACCTCATCTGCGCCAGCGCATGCGGCTCATGGGTGCGATGGCTCGTCGAATACAACCTCCCAGGCGCCGCCGTCCCCCGCGTCTGGCGCGAGACCGAGGTCCAGGAGGACCTCAAAACCCGCGCCGAACGCGACACCGCCCTGCGCGGAATCGGCTACCGAATCACCCCCGAGGCCGTCAAGCGGGTCTACGGCGACGACTACGAGCCCGTCACCGATGAAGGCAACGGTGTGCCCCCGTCCACTCCGTCCACCCCGTCCACTTCGTCCACAACGCCAGCAGACGGCCCCGAATTTTCCGAGTCGGGCCAGCCGCCCGCGCCGTTCCCCGACCAGGAGGCCCTCGACCAGGCGCTCGACGGCCTGTCCCGGGAAACCCTCGACGCCCAGACACGCGCCCTGCTCGAACCCGTCATGCGCGCCCTCGAGGACGCGAGCGACGACCCGGTGGCCTT
- a CDS encoding terminase, translating into MIPPVLYPYQLRYLRDPAKFKAAMFARQTGKTFTTTLEIVNHVLEGMAAGKPARWTIMSISKARALDAMDNGVKLHLQAYKTAFKAVEVDLGGDDLAFEVRLPGGSRIRAIAANATTARGMTENLFLDEFAFHKDSRAIWTALLPVVSRPELMLRIASTPNGKNNKFYEIMADNDGLFSRHTTDIYQAVADGLPRDIEMLRKAMKDPAAWAQEFECRFVDGGAAWLSFDIIGACESASAGNPALYAGQPCAVGMDIARRGDLTVITVLENIFGLWIAREIIELQNVKFSDQMAELARVMRQYRVVCAAIDQTGMGEKFVEDAKDLFGKERVAGILFTGPAKLNMATALKEAMEDRKLLIPVSVELRGDLHSVKRVQGASGAPRLVADRSEVEGSHADRFWSLALAVLASAGEVVDFSLCASAGTTAGAALNDYESTDRGWGTVTRVANGY; encoded by the coding sequence ATGATCCCCCCAGTCCTCTACCCCTACCAACTGCGCTATCTGCGCGACCCGGCCAAGTTCAAGGCCGCCATGTTCGCCCGACAGACGGGGAAGACCTTCACCACCACCCTCGAGATAGTCAACCACGTCCTCGAGGGCATGGCCGCCGGAAAACCAGCCCGCTGGACCATCATGTCCATCTCCAAGGCACGCGCCCTGGACGCCATGGACAACGGGGTAAAACTGCATTTGCAGGCCTATAAAACCGCCTTCAAGGCCGTCGAGGTGGACCTGGGCGGCGATGACCTCGCCTTCGAGGTTCGCCTTCCAGGCGGCTCCAGAATCCGCGCCATCGCCGCCAACGCGACCACCGCCCGCGGCATGACGGAAAACCTCTTCCTCGACGAGTTCGCCTTCCACAAGGACTCGCGCGCCATCTGGACCGCCCTGCTGCCCGTCGTCTCGCGCCCCGAGCTCATGCTCCGCATCGCCTCCACACCGAACGGCAAAAACAACAAGTTCTACGAGATCATGGCCGACAACGACGGCCTCTTCTCCCGGCACACCACCGACATTTACCAGGCCGTGGCGGACGGACTGCCCCGCGACATCGAAATGCTCCGGAAGGCCATGAAGGACCCCGCCGCGTGGGCCCAGGAATTCGAGTGCCGCTTCGTGGACGGCGGCGCCGCATGGCTCTCTTTCGACATCATCGGCGCCTGCGAGTCGGCCTCCGCCGGAAATCCGGCCCTATACGCCGGGCAGCCCTGCGCGGTCGGAATGGACATCGCCCGCCGCGGCGACCTCACGGTCATCACCGTCCTGGAAAACATCTTCGGGCTCTGGATCGCCCGCGAGATCATCGAGCTGCAAAACGTCAAGTTCTCCGACCAGATGGCCGAGCTCGCACGCGTCATGCGCCAGTACCGTGTTGTCTGCGCCGCCATTGACCAGACCGGCATGGGCGAGAAGTTCGTCGAGGACGCGAAGGACCTCTTCGGAAAGGAAAGGGTCGCCGGCATCCTCTTCACAGGACCCGCGAAACTGAACATGGCCACCGCCCTCAAGGAGGCCATGGAGGACCGCAAACTACTCATCCCCGTCTCCGTCGAACTGCGCGGCGACCTCCATTCCGTCAAGCGCGTCCAGGGCGCCTCCGGCGCGCCAAGGCTCGTCGCCGACAGAAGCGAGGTCGAGGGCTCCCACGCCGACCGCTTCTGGTCGCTGGCACTCGCGGTCCTGGCCTCCGCCGGCGAGGTGGTGGACTTCTCCCTGTGCGCGTCCGCCGGGACAACCGCCGGCGCCGCCCTGAACGACTACGAATCAACCGACCGGGGATGGGGAACCGTGACGAGGGTTGCAAATGGCTACTGA